The genomic stretch CGGGTACGGCGTGGCGAAGTCGGCGTAGAAGAGGTGGTCCGACAGCGTCAGCGTGTCGAACCCGCAGCGCTCGGCCGCCCGCGCCAGTTCCACGAACTGGTCGGCGTCGACGAAGGAGGCCCCCAGCCAGATCTTCATCGGAACTCCGGGGCGACCTTGGTCGCGAACAGCTCCAGGTTGCGCTTGACCGTGTCGAGCGGCAGCACGCCCTGCTGCCCCTGCATGTAGAGCCCGAACCACTCCAGGTCCGGCATCCGGTCCAGCATGCGCTGGATGCCGCGCTTGACGTCGTCAGGCGTGCCGAACAGGGCCATCTCGACGTCGTTCATACGCTTGGCGTCGCCCTTCTCCGGCGAGATCGGCTTGTGCTTCTCGTCCTCCTTCTTCCGCAGCACCTCCAGATATCCGAAGGGGCCGAAGAAGGCGGCGAAGTCCTTGGGGATGCTGCGGCCGAAGGTGTTGATCGCCTGCTCGGTGGTGTCCGCGATCCCGACGATCTTCAGGATGCCGGTGTGCTCGCCCAGCTTGTAGTGGCGGCCCTGCCTGGCGGACTCCTCCTGGTACAGCTTGGCCTTGGCGGCGTGGTCGTCCGGATTGGGGGTGAACATCCACGGCAGGATGTTCTCCTGCGCGGCCCTGATGACCGACCGGTCCGAGATCGTGAAGGGCTGCCACAGCTCGGGGTGCGGGTTCTGGTACGGCCGCGGGCAGACCGACACGGCCACGACCTTGCCCTCCTCGTCCAGCTCCGCGGGCGCGCCGAAGGTCCGCGTCCACTCCTGGGCGGGCCAACCCTCGATGCCGTCGTACGGATAGGGCACCTGATAGTCGAGCACGTCGGACTTGTAACGCAGGGTCTCCTCGGTCCACGCCAGCTTCATGATCTTCAGCACCTCGCCGAAGACGTCGAAGTTACGCGTGTCGGACGCCGAGCCGTCCGAACGGGCGGCGGCCGCGTGCCAGCGCTGGCCCAGGACGTTCATCCAGCGGTTCTGGTAACCGCGCGCCACCCCCAGCCGCAGCCGTCCCTTGCTGAACTGGTCGAGCAGCGCGACGTCCTCCGCCGCCCTGATCGGGTCCCAGGCCGGCAGCACCAGGCCGAGCGGAGCGAGCAGGATCCGCTCGGTACGCGCGGCGAGGTCGGTGAGGAACATCAGCGGATTGACGGAGAACTCCATGCCCTCGGAGTGGAAGTGGTGCTCGGTCATCATCAGCGCGTCGAACCCGAGCTGGTCGGCGTGGACGGCGATCTCCCGGACCTCGTGCAGCAGCTTCTGGTACGACTCCGTGTCCCGCCCGATGGGGCGCTTGGCCTTGGCGTTCTCCTCGGCCGCG from Nonomuraea polychroma encodes the following:
- a CDS encoding LLM class flavin-dependent oxidoreductase, which produces MKFSIFLNPQIPGSGYAAEENAKAKRPIGRDTESYQKLLHEVREIAVHADQLGFDALMMTEHHFHSEGMEFSVNPLMFLTDLAARTERILLAPLGLVLPAWDPIRAAEDVALLDQFSKGRLRLGVARGYQNRWMNVLGQRWHAAAARSDGSASDTRNFDVFGEVLKIMKLAWTEETLRYKSDVLDYQVPYPYDGIEGWPAQEWTRTFGAPAELDEEGKVVAVSVCPRPYQNPHPELWQPFTISDRSVIRAAQENILPWMFTPNPDDHAAKAKLYQEESARQGRHYKLGEHTGILKIVGIADTTEQAINTFGRSIPKDFAAFFGPFGYLEVLRKKEDEKHKPISPEKGDAKRMNDVEMALFGTPDDVKRGIQRMLDRMPDLEWFGLYMQGQQGVLPLDTVKRNLELFATKVAPEFR